In one window of Amblyomma americanum isolate KBUSLIRL-KWMA chromosome 9, ASM5285725v1, whole genome shotgun sequence DNA:
- the LOC144103772 gene encoding uncharacterized protein LOC144103772, whose protein sequence is MFWLYRSKVAPTTRKGTLAVVPAADFWGKAPGRQLPRVQNACHPFYAGFRVICWMHRLAGCCFLENLWSSDAADVRARRISPYLLYPLCIWFYLNLVNITMLVDVEEHKQGMRPAEELNRSIFLTFFLVLNLESALNDALLLLQAPKLVDLLRMCELIELHTAVPPYVRRQTLRFAWALVAFQVTETILYVALTAYSGFGTSLLVEEGRQIAPFRMGLAVSNGFVGVPYLALMNTSTRLLVTYFSQTIALYLGCIYRNTDRCLRSRRTPESRKVLLVDQVRVQLSLIKNCVDMVSTLVGPSLLYAYAYSVAILCVSAYYTIIPEQKLPVRIFFFFFALLHFLSIVLPPIMAQRMNTAVCELRTVVQGVLMEDCSDELMVQLRMMLSIIKKEDLKFSGCGFFVVDLPTFADLMGAVITYTVVLVQTNESYARGSLEHSSNVTVA, encoded by the exons ATGTTCTGGCTGTACAGGTCCAAGGTGGCACCCACGACCCGCAAGGGTACTTTGGCGGTCGTTCCGGCTGCTGATTTCTGGGGCAAAGCGCCCGGTCGACAGCTGCCGCGGGTGCAGAACGCGTGTCATCCATTCTATGCCGGATTTCGCGTCATTTGCTGGATGCATCGCCTGGCAGGCTGCTGCTTCCTGGAGAACCTCTGGTCGTCCGATGCTGCCGACGTGCGCGCAAGGAGGATCAGCCCGTACCTGCTCTACCCGCTCTGCATATGGTTTTATCTCAACC TGGTCAACATCACCATGCTTGTGGACGTGGAAGAGCACAAGCAAGGAATGCGGCCCGCCGAGGAACTCAACAGGAGCATCTTCCTCACGTTTTTTCTGGTTCTGAACCTGGAGTCGGCGCTCAACGACGCCCTGCTGCTCCTGCAGGCGCCCAAGCTGGTCGACCTTCTGCGCATGTGCGAGCTCATTGAGTTGCACACTGCTGTGCCGCCTTACGTGCGGCGACAGACCTTGCGCTTCGCCTGGGCACTGGTCGCTTTTCAG GTCACCGAGACCATTCTCTACGTGGCTCTCACCGCCTACTCGGGGTTCGGCACGAGCCTGCTGGTGGAAGAAGGCCGGCAGATAGCGCCGTTTCGCATGGGCCTGGCTGTCAGCAATGGCTTCGTGGGTGTGCCCTACCTGGCGCTCATGAACACCAGCACCCGGCTGCTGGTCACCTACTTCTCGCAGACCATCGCCCTCTACCTCGGCTGCATCTACAGGAACACGGACCGGTGTCTTCGGTCCCGCCGCACGCCAGAGAGCAG GAAGGTGCTTCTGGTGGACCAGGTGCGCGTGCAGCTGTCCCTGATCAAGAACTGCGTCGACATGGTCAGCACCCTGGTGGGGCCCAGCCTGCTGTACGCGTACGCCTACAGCGTGGCCATCCTGTGCGTCTCAGCCTACTACACCATCATCCCGGAGCAGAAGCTGCCCGTCcggatcttcttcttcttcttcgcacTGCTGCACTTCTTAAGCATCGTACTTCCACCCATCATGGCGCAGCGAATGAACACAGCC GTATGCGAGCTTCGCACCGTCGTCCAGGGTGTGCTCATGGAGGACTGCTCTGACGAACTCATGGTGCAG CTCCGAATGATGCTGAGCATCATTAAGAAGGAAGACCTCAAGTTCTCTGGCTGCGGTTTCTTTGTAGTCGACCTGCCCACGTTTGCAGAC CTTATGGGTGCCGTCATCACGTACACCGTCGTCTTAGTCCAGACAAACGAGAGCTACGCCAGAGGCTCCCTCGAGCACAGCAGCAACGTGACAGTTGCCTGA
- the LOC144104823 gene encoding uncharacterized protein LOC144104823: MDSFAEERFYLQARVARVFGCFFVSRAWDGSFDNYEADFSIYYAAYVVVITVAMITYEAFMGIQHYLLLTNFSSFFETLYSLLHLIVAVKVMVNFLVLNFNTPTIVAALRAVKRLELSINFRFQDDECFWIKRRLSVVLFTVLLLALSLCRGFAIAEGTRNLQGTVAFFLTALSVVFTVCYGVIGALVLLHEKYFCVVLSRFVEFQAESTKKVLCSPHSSERAKDVTRAIQRLRSSFAVVTDVVRQVDKSLRFAVVVHFLCSAIAVCIVVYALFAAETSRGKLFFTVLYAIFTSGLIVDVSLSASEIRAAAANLKAVLQSASLVSLPSRVRAQMELFALTIDEDQLCFTGSGIFTVEKPMLTSFVGVVMTYSILLVQTGRKSEAPDSGHLR; this comes from the exons ATGGATTCCTTTGCCGAAGAGAGATTTTACCTTCAGGCACGCGTTGCTCGAGTTTTCGGGTGTTTCTTCGTCTCACGCGCTTGGGACGGCTCCTTCGACAACTACGAGGCGGACTTCAGCATTTACTACGCTGCCTACGTAGTTGTGATTACGGTAGCTATGATTACGTACGAAGCCTTCATGGGAATTCAACACTACTTGTTGTTGACAAATTTTTCGAGCTTCTTCGAGACGCTATACAGTCTGCTCCACTTGATTGTAGCAGTCAAAGTGATGGTCAACTTCCTGGTGCTCAACTTCAACACTCCCACAATTGTCGCAGCTCTGAGGGCCGTTAAGCGGTTGGAACTTTCAATCAACTTCCGCTTCCAGGATGACGAGTGCTTCTGGATCAAGCGGCGCTTGAGCGTCGTCCTTTTCACCGTGCTTCTCCTGGCTCTGTCGCTGTGCCGTGGCTTTGCCATCGCGGAGGGGACCAGGAACCTGCAGGGCACAGTGGCCTTCTTCCTTACCGCACTGTCCGTAGTCTTCACTGTGTGCTACGGAGTCATCGGAGCTCTGGTTCTGCTTCACGAGAAGTACTTCTGCGTTGTGCTCTCTCGCTTCGTCGAGTTCCAGGCGGAGAGCACTAAGAAGGTACTCTGCAGCCCCCACTCGTCGGAGAGAGCAAAAGACGTGACGCGGGCGATTCAAAGGCTTCGCTCAAGCTTCGCGGTCGTGACGGACGTAGTGAGGCAGGTGGACAAGAGCCTCCGTTTCGCCGTGGTCGTCCACTTCCTGTGCTCGGCGATAGCAGTCTGCATTGTTGTGTACGCTCTGTTCGCTGCTGAAACTTCCCGGGGCAAGCTATTCTTCACCGTACTGTATGCGATCTTCACCTCCGGGCTGATAGTGGACGTGTCGCTTTCGGCGAGCGAGATTCGAGCCGCAGCCGCCAACCTGAAAGCAGTCCTGCAATCGGCATCGCTGGTTTCTCTCCCTTCGAGGGTGCGTGCTCAG ATGGAACTCTTTGCCTTGACAATCGACGAAGACCAACTCTGCTTCACGGGCTCGGGGATCTTCACTGTCGAGAAGCCAATGCTGACCTCA TTCGTGGGCGTCGTGATGACGTACTCCATTCTTCTGGTCCAGACTGGCCGCAAATCTGAAGCCCCGGACTCTGGGCATCTACGATAA